Proteins encoded in a region of the Streptomyces sp. NBC_00258 genome:
- a CDS encoding fumarylacetoacetate hydrolase family protein, which produces MTLWGFDSLPPVLRGPRTEWRRVFFEGRVQHVLARDGQLRISDGRWVPEEEAPHLAPCVPSKIVAMHLNLDARRIENRDPAPPATPNYFLKPPTSVNAHHGVLHRPQGHHYLNYEGELAVVVGQPLFDVRPDDAWAAIAGFTVANDVGLHDYRDTDNGSMLRVKGQDGFCPLGPGLVSGVDVRESTLRTYVNGAVVQEGSIADLLFDPGYVLSDLSRHMTLLPGDVVLLGTPANSRPMNVGDVVEVEVTGVGRLSNRIAERPDAAFEDGHRRTDSDNVRRIALMGDYWAARDAEVH; this is translated from the coding sequence ATGACGTTGTGGGGCTTCGACTCGCTCCCCCCTGTGTTGAGGGGGCCCCGGACGGAGTGGCGCCGCGTGTTCTTCGAGGGGCGCGTTCAACACGTGCTCGCTCGCGACGGGCAGCTCAGGATCTCGGACGGGCGGTGGGTCCCGGAGGAGGAAGCCCCCCATCTGGCGCCCTGCGTACCGTCGAAGATCGTGGCGATGCATCTGAACCTCGACGCACGCAGAATCGAGAATCGGGATCCTGCGCCGCCGGCGACACCGAATTACTTCCTCAAGCCGCCGACCTCCGTGAACGCGCACCACGGTGTGCTTCACCGGCCGCAGGGCCATCACTATCTGAACTACGAGGGAGAGCTGGCCGTCGTCGTTGGACAGCCCCTGTTCGATGTGCGCCCCGACGACGCCTGGGCCGCGATCGCGGGATTCACGGTGGCGAACGACGTGGGGCTGCACGACTATCGCGACACCGACAACGGCTCGATGCTGCGGGTCAAGGGCCAGGACGGATTCTGCCCGCTGGGCCCGGGCCTGGTCAGCGGCGTCGATGTTCGCGAGTCCACCCTGCGCACGTATGTCAATGGAGCGGTGGTGCAGGAAGGGTCGATTGCAGACCTTCTGTTCGATCCGGGCTACGTTCTCAGTGACCTGTCCCGCCACATGACCCTGCTGCCGGGTGACGTGGTGCTGCTGGGGACGCCCGCAAACTCTCGCCCGATGAACGTAGGCGACGTCGTCGAGGTGGAAGTCACCGGGGTCGGGCGCTTGAGCAACCGGATTGCCGAGCGGCCGGACGCCGCCTTCGAGGACGGTCATCGCCGCACCGACAGCGACAATGTTCGCCGCATCGCATTGATGGGTGACTACTGGGCCGCGCGTGACGCGGAGGTGCACTGA
- a CDS encoding aldehyde dehydrogenase family protein, translated as MTVTTPATWADPTAIGERIYSGGWIEAGGGLLDVIEPATGDLIAHVGSASPEDVRRAAARAAEAQREWAGTPFPHRAAVLSRAADLLRAHEADFGHWLRREAGATALRVRMELGGSEAELREGAASTSQAHGEFYPTLKAGERSYAYRVPRGVIGVISPWNAPLLLAMRSIAPALALGNAVVVKPDPHTPISGGVLIAQLFEDAGLPTGLLHVVPGGVEAGEALVADPHIAMISFTGSTQVGRLVGAAAGQALKPVNLELGGNNAFIVLDDADVEAAASAGAWSTFFGAGQGCICAGRHLVAENLYDRYVELVTEYARALTVGDTLREESIRLGPLINQRQAGNVNRIVTSSVAAGARLTAGGEPRGCLFPATVLADVTPNMAIFEEETFGPVVGITSFRDDDEAVALANQSEYGLTAAVHSRSTGRALAIAERLNTGMAHINDVTIKDGPTVPFGGTGASGNGGRFGGSSNWDEFTEWRWFTVNDTTSRMEL; from the coding sequence ATGACCGTGACAACACCCGCCACCTGGGCGGACCCCACCGCCATTGGTGAGCGCATCTACAGTGGCGGCTGGATCGAGGCCGGCGGTGGGCTGCTCGACGTCATCGAACCTGCGACGGGCGACCTGATCGCACACGTGGGCAGCGCCTCGCCGGAGGACGTCCGCCGTGCCGCCGCCAGGGCCGCCGAGGCACAGCGCGAGTGGGCCGGCACGCCGTTTCCCCATCGTGCCGCGGTCCTGAGCCGGGCCGCGGATCTTCTGCGAGCTCACGAGGCCGATTTCGGACACTGGCTGCGACGTGAAGCGGGCGCGACCGCCCTGCGAGTACGCATGGAACTGGGTGGATCAGAGGCTGAGCTTCGCGAGGGGGCAGCCAGCACGTCCCAGGCACACGGCGAGTTCTACCCGACGCTCAAGGCGGGGGAGCGGTCCTATGCCTACCGAGTGCCGCGTGGCGTCATCGGGGTGATCTCGCCCTGGAACGCGCCGCTGCTGTTGGCGATGCGTTCGATCGCACCCGCCCTCGCACTCGGGAACGCGGTCGTGGTCAAGCCGGACCCGCACACTCCGATCTCCGGAGGCGTGCTCATTGCGCAACTGTTCGAGGACGCCGGCCTGCCGACCGGGCTGCTGCACGTCGTACCGGGCGGAGTCGAAGCTGGCGAAGCGCTGGTCGCCGACCCGCACATTGCCATGATCTCGTTCACCGGTTCCACGCAGGTGGGGCGTCTTGTCGGCGCGGCAGCGGGACAAGCCCTGAAGCCGGTGAACCTGGAGCTGGGCGGCAACAACGCCTTCATCGTGCTCGACGACGCCGACGTCGAGGCCGCCGCGTCCGCCGGTGCGTGGAGCACGTTCTTCGGCGCCGGCCAGGGATGCATCTGTGCCGGGCGGCACCTCGTTGCGGAGAACCTGTACGACCGGTACGTCGAGCTGGTCACTGAGTACGCACGTGCGCTGACCGTCGGCGACACCTTGCGTGAGGAGTCCATCCGACTGGGTCCTCTCATCAACCAGCGCCAGGCGGGCAACGTGAACCGCATTGTGACCAGCAGCGTCGCCGCGGGCGCGCGGCTGACGGCCGGCGGGGAACCGCGGGGTTGTCTGTTCCCGGCAACGGTGCTCGCGGACGTGACGCCGAACATGGCGATCTTCGAGGAGGAGACTTTCGGCCCGGTCGTCGGAATCACCTCGTTCCGAGACGACGACGAGGCGGTCGCACTGGCCAATCAGAGCGAGTACGGCCTCACCGCCGCAGTCCACTCCCGTTCCACGGGCCGCGCTCTCGCCATTGCCGAGCGACTGAATACCGGCATGGCGCACATCAACGACGTCACGATCAAGGACGGGCCGACCGTTCCGTTCGGCGGTACGGGAGCCTCCGGCAACGGAGGGCGATTCGGCGGTTCGTCGAACTGGGACGAGTTCACCGAATGGCGTTGGTTCACCGTCAACG
- a CDS encoding 2-keto-4-pentenoate hydratase yields the protein MKAEETRTPIGKLSAAEPELEPAQAYRIQREVAQRRTDNGEQLVGLKVGLTSRAMQQMSGVMQPDFGHLFAAMAVADGAIVETAELMQPAVEAELAYVLAEPLEGPGVSAADVLRATAFVCPALEIVDTRFDDWKIRWVDTVADNGSSARFVLGDNGVDPKGLDLEMAGLVFERNGSIVSTAALAEVMGHPTRAVAWLANALAEYGTTLPAGSVVLSGAPCRAVAVEPGDHFRVRIDRIGTAAVTFR from the coding sequence GTGAAGGCCGAGGAGACACGCACGCCGATCGGCAAGCTCTCAGCCGCCGAGCCCGAGCTCGAACCGGCGCAGGCATACCGTATCCAACGCGAAGTGGCACAGCGGCGAACTGACAACGGTGAGCAGCTCGTTGGCCTGAAAGTGGGACTGACCAGCCGCGCGATGCAGCAGATGAGCGGAGTCATGCAGCCAGACTTCGGGCACCTGTTCGCCGCGATGGCGGTCGCTGACGGTGCGATCGTCGAGACGGCCGAACTCATGCAGCCCGCGGTCGAGGCCGAGCTCGCCTATGTGCTGGCCGAGCCGCTGGAGGGTCCAGGAGTCTCCGCCGCGGACGTGCTGCGAGCCACCGCCTTTGTCTGCCCAGCACTTGAGATCGTCGACACCCGCTTCGACGACTGGAAGATCCGCTGGGTCGACACGGTCGCCGACAACGGGTCGTCGGCCCGGTTCGTGCTCGGCGACAACGGGGTGGACCCCAAGGGCCTCGATCTCGAAATGGCAGGTCTCGTCTTCGAGCGCAACGGCTCCATCGTGTCAACCGCCGCGCTTGCCGAGGTCATGGGGCATCCGACCCGCGCCGTCGCGTGGCTTGCGAACGCTCTGGCGGAGTACGGCACCACGCTGCCTGCGGGCTCGGTCGTGTTGTCAGGCGCACCATGCCGCGCAGTCGCCGTCGAACCCGGAGATCACTTCCGGGTCCGCATTGACCGCATCGGCACGGCAGCCGTGACCTTCCGTTGA